The Solanum pennellii chromosome 7, SPENNV200 DNA segment TActtcataatcatcaagaatttgcaaatctaaaataatcaatattctAACCTAAAGAAATGAATAAGTCtataaaatattgaagaaactaaaataaNTAAAGGTAAAAAATAAACACCTACTTCAAGATCATAAATTTACAAGATTATATTATAACAAATTCTTTAGAGAATtcaaatagaatcataatttataCGGAGAAAgtgtgacaattttttattgaaatagtATTGGAGAAACTCCAATTGAGTCATATAATATATAAGGAGAAACTGAGACAATTTTATTTAAACTCAAATTATGTAAAATCTATTGTATATCTAACAAATCGAAATTCTCATTATATTGATAAGAACAGTGGAATACAATTACAACCTTAAGATTCTGATTGCAATAATCAAACTATCAAATTATAATGGAAATattgaaataacaaataattaaagatagaagaagaaCAGGAGATGAAAAACTTTAGACTCTAGAAGAAgaggagaagaaaaatattttcttcaatattATAATCCCTAAATCAGTGATCGTCACCTTTTGATGGAACCATTCTTACATCCACTACTCGACCCGTATTCCAAATTAACCTGACTCTATTGCTTGTTCTGGGCCCAATAGCCCTTGTTAGTCCTATAACTACTGGTGTGATCTTGGTATCCACATTAGGTTGAACTTGATTCATAACAGTATATGTCCTAAAACTTTGGTTTAAAGGAGTTGTCATTGGCTTGAAGCATGAAAGATTTGTAATTGAAATCCTTAACCTGAATAAAGctaacaaaaatcaaaacaagatCAAGATTAATATAACATAACCACTCCAAGATActtcataatcatcaagaatttgcaaatctaaaataatcaatattctAACCTAAAGAAATGAATAAGTCtataaaatattgaagaaactaaaataaaattacttacgCTCTCTTGAAACTTTAAGCCTCATATAACAAATGCACAATTGATGTGGTAATCTTGATGCCCCCAAAGCTGAGAAAGAAAATAtgacaaacataaatataattagatgtgatatacatataaatcatgaaatctaaaattaaaataatacgaATGGATCAAATAAAAGTATGGATTTTGCTATTAGCAATTATCTAAAAAACCTTTCATCCTAGGCTTGTTAAATACTattcaatatttgtatttataaatttgaaaaaaaatcatctttattCAATATAGGCAAATGAAAAGACAAGAGTTTTAGGAAACTAATTAAGAGGGTTTTAAAAACAGATACACATCTTTTtatcttccattttttttaatgtcttaaaatttcacatttaattggataatgtatttaaattattttttttggacttCTTAAAACAATGATTTAGTTCGGAAAGgtcttaaaataatgttaatggTTGACTATGATAAATAATGTAATGTGACtgacttttcatattttttcagttttttgtGATATTCAGCAAGTTTAGAGGTAATTAAAGTTTAATATCTAATTAACAATTAATGAGAtgctatataatttttattctgTATAGGGGTAAACTGGTAATCTAACTTTACACTTtagagcttcccacttataataatatatgattagttaatattattaatCTATAATGttgatttatattaatttattttaaatttagtatAATAAATTGTCCTTATCAATAAAAAACGAAATTGACtagtaatattttatataataattacttaataacatgatgataataataatattaatagtaaatgaattttttctcatttttatatttcaaataaaaagaagttaagaaaatatccttaatatattaaaagatatatattccCCTCCAAATAAAACTTATAGCGAAAATTCTCCAAGTACACTAGAGAGCATCGGAGTAGTCAAAGACGCAGAAACAGATTCGATCGGCAGGCCGCCGGAATAAGGATTCTCAGAGTGATTGTTTGAAGAGATGGGTGGCGAATCGAATTACGAGATTCATCAAAACGCCTACATCAAGTTAATCCTTCATGCCCTTAAGCACAAGACTTCCTCCGTCAATGGTGTTCTTCTTGGTAGAATCTCCGGCAACGGCGAAAACGTCGAAATTGTCGAATCTGTTCCGTTGTTCCACTCTCAGATTGGTTTACTTCCACCACTCGAAATTTCACTTATCATGGTCAGTTCCCCTCCCTTTGAATCAAAGTGGATTTTAGTAGCGCAATTGAAGTATAGTAATTGTTTTGATAATGAAATTGAGCATTATGTTTGTATTTTGTAGTAACTGAAGTACACTGATAGttgttataatgaaattgaAGTACACTAATTGCTCGGGCTGGGCTCAGCTTGATGCCCAGGCCTAATTACAGGTTAATACTTGTAGATGTGGGTTCGTATACACTATATCTGTAGGATAATAGATTTCAACTGAGTATAAAGGGATGTTTTGGAGAATTTTCAACTAAATATGTACCATGCCTTCTAACTTGTTTGGAAGTCTCTTCTTatcttgtttaattttatttggataGATTGAGGAGTACTATGCTGATAAAGGTTTGAGTATTGTGGGTTATTTTCACGCAAATGAAAGATCTGATGATTTTGTGGTCGGAAATGTGGCCAAGAATATTGGTGATCATATCTACAAATATTTCCCTCAAGCTGCTTTACTTCTGGTACCCTTTTTTCTTACTCAACATAGTTCTAATTCGAAATGTTCCAATCTTTGAATTGTAAGTTAACAAAGTGCTTGAGCTTAATTTGCCTTGTATTTTACAGATGGATAACAAGAAGCTTGAAGCTTTACTGAAGGAGGGCAAAGACAGGAGTCCTGTTATGCAGGTATGCACATATCATTTTAATGAGCTATTGGCTTTTGAACTAAATTCAgtctttttattcttcttcatattcttaTTCCGTCCAGTTAATTATTGATGCCAAATTCCAGTCATTATGCCATTCAAATTTGAACTTTTGGTGCATTAAGCATTAGTGACTACGTGACCAACTTCATATATATGGTTTATTCTTCCTTGATAATCATTCTAGCTGTCTTATGGTTTCTCTTCTATATCTGTCCCATTTTTCACGTGGTGATGAAGTTAGTTGGAATAATGTGGTTGCTTTAGTTCTTTTGTTTCTATTTAATGCGGAAGGTTATTAGTTCTTTCCATTTACTAGAGAACTTCATGTTGTTATTTGACAACATAGAACTCTGTCCTTTTGCTTTGATAATTATGGGAGTCCAGGAAATCAAGTTCGCATCTAAGTCTGTATGTCCACAATAATCTTCATGTTCTATTTTTGCTGGGTGAACAAATGAAAATCCTTGTTTTATGTTCTATCTGCATTGTTTCTAATTAATCCAGTTGGCACGAAGGAAAAGCAGTTGATAATCTTACTTCTCTGTGCAAAGGGTAATGAACTACTATGCAATGGCTAATGGGTATGACTTGAGGATTGTAAAAACTGATCCCACTAGGACTTGgtatatttgtgaacttggaaTGTCCTTTTAGATGTTCTATCTCACAGGATAAAATGAGTGTTGGGTTGAGTAACAAAACTTTGAAATCAGAACATAATTGTGATCCTTGTTGTAAAACCCAAGAGAACTCATTAGCACAATACTTGAAGAAAGAATAACTCCCTCTGTCCCAATTTAAGTGTCTTAGTTTGATTGTCCACAAAGTTTATGAAATAAACAAACGTTTGAATCTTGTTGTCTTAAATTAAAGATGTGTGTAGTCCTTTAAATCTTGTTTTCTTAAATTTGCCTAGAAGAATGTTGGAATTGAAAAACATACTAAAGATAGAAAGAGACACTCTTTTTGGACAGTCCAAAAATGAAAGTAAGACGCTTAAATCAGGACGGAGGGAGTACAAAACAATTCCAAGTACACTGTTAAGGACATGAGAGGGAGATTGGAGACTGATCTCAATCTGAATGTGACAAAATCCAAGCTTAAAAGGGCTACGTTGATGGCCCTTGAGAAGTTAGATAGGAGCTTCAAGGATAATTATTATAatcttgaaatatatttaaagggCCATCCAAGTCATAAATATCGAATTTTTTCCGTCCTCAAGCCATACTTATTAGCCATTGCATAGTAGTTCATTATCCTTCTACCTTCCACAATATCAGAAAATGTCATATCCTTCTTCAACTCCCTTATAATTGTCCAGCCTACTAATAACCTCAATTTCTTCATCATACTCCAAATTGgcaaatcaaaaaattatagtCCTCAATAACATGATCATTATCAGATGCTACCTCAACGTCTACATGATATGTTTCGATATGATgcaaaattatatgtttatggATGATCAAATTTGTCTCATCTGCAGCATACAAGTGTATAACTCCAAACTCATGACGAATAAGGTTCTGCAAAGCCCTAAAATACCATCATCTCCATCAATAATATAGTCCCTACTCGGGTCTGGCAACTAACAATTGTTTGACTTTAATAAACCTTAGCTCTTTCTTGAACTCTTTGACAAAAATCTTTATAAGAAAGCAGGTTTTGGGTCAAACCTATGACAGAAGTTCGCCGGTTTCTTACTATTGAATCAGTGAGGAGAAAAGACTCATTCACCCCATAGTGGAAACACACTTTCACTTTGTCAATCATGCTTCGGTAAAGATCACATGCAAAGGAAAAAATGAGGGACCACATCAGCAACATACATACGCCATACAAAATCTGTGAATATAAAAACTCTAGAATGACAACACATTTTGGGACCATAAAAGAAAGGAACAGAACCATAAGAACATTGAAACTTTAcatattaagctatgatttaCATACACAAAAATAAGACACTCCACATTAACAGCTTCTCTACCCACCaccttaaataattatttaaatagagAACCAACCTTTTTGAGCTATTCCTTTTGTCCTTCTCCTTCATAAACAAGCTATGAAGTCAACTTTGGCCATAGTTTTTTTCCCGATCAATCACCAAAAGAACTgagttaagggttaaggatttgGGTCTGGTCGAGTAAGGGAATTGAGGAAAAGGGATTATGGGTTTGGGTAAAAAGAGTCTGGGTCGGTTTCTAATATGGAGCGGTTAAAGCTAGTTGGCATGGGTATTAAATAAGTGGGACATGTTAGTGATGTGACCTGTTTAATTTGATGTTATTGTCCCATTCAGtatttttaaaccaaaaattgGTATTCAAACTGGCTATTTGAGCTGTTAGTGGTAAGTGGCATGAATGTGCAAATTGTGTCATGGCAATGACAAAAATATGCACAACTAATAATGAGTGGCACAGCAGAGCCGTTTCTGATAGTTCGATggtatattttttcttttcttcttttatttaaagACATGGGCAATCTCGTCATTAAGGTGGTTTTAGTGGTCATGCTAACGTTCCGAGTGGTAACTAAGGTAGGTCTCGTAAATCCTATTGGGCTTCAGTTTTGATTAAGAAATCAAATGCTGGGATTGCAAGCAAGTAGGTCACAAGAAAGCTGCTTGTCCCTGAACAAGAAACCAGGTGACCATTTTTCTGAACCGAACCATAGCACTACCATCAAGGGCTTAACATGATTGGCCCGATGGTATCAAATCCCTATTTATGGATATATTCTACACAAATCATTTTTCCATATAGGACACTAAATGCGTTACATTCTTGAATAGTTGAAACTCTTTCTTAGGACTGTTGTTAAGGTCTCGAAGGCAATTTCATTTGATAACAAAGAGATTAAAAATTGGATATTCTCTTTGTATTTCCATCGAAGATGGGTTCATTTCTATAATACCATTGTTGAGGAGAACAACTTGTTCTTGAAATCATCATGGCTAAAAGATGAACATAATGATGGGTTCGAGAAAGAAGGAAAGTTCAGAACCCATCTGAGGTGGAAAAATTGAGGGCAAGTACAATGAATAAAGTGAGAACTCATTTAGTTCAATGATGGGTTTGATGACTTTGTCCCAATTTTGTTTTGTCTTGTTTGTTGGACTATATTACCGTTGTGTTTATGAAATGGGTTTGTCATCCAATGTTACTTGGTCGAGTCAAAAGGAATTACAAGCATATAATGGTAGTGGATGTGAAGGAAAATACTGTAATTGACCTAAGCCAGTCAAAACATTTCCTTCAAAAATTTTGATTGATGAGTTAGCTTTTGTTTAAATAACTCAGTTGTGTTTCTGATAATTGCTTTTGAGTATTGGGTTAAAAAGGGGATAAAGAAAAAAGGAGATGTGGTAATCATTGAAGATGTGAAGGCGACCATAGCAGGTCGGAGAGGATGAGAAACAAAAGGAATTAATATTATGTTTTCATGCACTTAAAATTTAGGTGCATGACACCTATCATGTTGGTGACAGGCGTGCACGAGATATATTTTTGTCAAGTGGAAGTGTTTAAATAATCACTATGAAAGTTAGTGGTGGTGTCTATCTGAAAATTGATGCCAAGTTTGAGGTATCTCTAGATTTGCCCATGATATTTGTTGTTGGctaatataaaaagaattagaaatcCCATTCCAACATCTTCAGGGGGGAAGACAATATCAGCATCCAAGTTTGAATTCGAAATGGACCGTATTTTCTCTGTTTTAATATGGGGTTAAGATGAATCACCATGCTTACCTTGCAACAGAGGAGAAAGTTGCTCTAACTCAGTCAGATGAAATCAAGTTATCAGTTGCTTTCATCTTCATGTGAAAAACGGAGAACTATCTGTTATGAGTACTTGGCTTCTTATGAAAAGAGTTCCAGTGGACAGCTGGCCTGAGAATTTTGAACTTCAGATTCTTCTTGGGGTAGTTTTGGAATTCCTTATTAATAAAGCATATTGTTCTTCTAGACTCTGATTTTAGAGTTGTGTTCTTTAACAAGTTCATATCATTAGCAGTTTCCTTTACTttagttctttttctttattcagCTTtacactaaggaatcatctaggAGCTGGAAACTAGCGGGAGCAGATGCAAGCGGCTCTCTGAAAATCAAAGAACCATCTGCAAATATTGTTCTTCTAGACTATGTCTCATCAGGGAAATGG contains these protein-coding regions:
- the LOC107025823 gene encoding ER membrane protein complex subunit 8/9 homolog → MGGESNYEIHQNAYIKLILHALKHKTSSVNGVLLGRISGNGENVEIVESVPLFHSQIGLLPPLEISLIMIEEYYADKGLSIVGYFHANERSDDFVVGNVAKNIGDHIYKYFPQAALLLMDNKKLEALLKEGKDRSPVMQLYTKESSRSWKLAGADASGSLKIKEPSANIVLLDYVSSGKWKDIVDFDDHLDDISKDWLNPDLFK